The DNA window GTCGAAAGCCGGCTTCAGCTTGGTCATGGCGTCGATCGTGGCGCCATGGCGGATGTATTCGTCCTGGTCGACAATGGTGTCGCCCTTCTTGCCCTTGATGGTGACGGCGACGATCTCGTCCTTGAACTTGCCGGCCTTCTGTGCGGCCTCGGCCTTGTTCTGGGAGGCCAGCGCAAACTGGTCCTGGTCGTCGCGGGTGATCTGGAACTGTCGCGCGACGTTTTCGGCGGTGTTGCCCATGTGATAGCCGTTGAAGGCATCCCACAGTCCGTCCTTGATCATGGTGTCGATCAGCTTGAAGTCGCCCATCTTGACGCCGGCGCGCAGGTGCTGGGCATGCGTCGAAAGCGACATCGATTCCTGGCCGCCGGCGATGATCACCTTGGCGTCGCCGGTGGCGATCTGCTGCATGCCGAGCGCAATGGCGCGCAGGCCCGAGCCGCAAACCTGATTGAGGCCCCAGGCGGTGGTTTCCTTGGGCAGACCGGCATTGATCGATGCCTGGCGGGCCGGGTTCTGACCCTGAGCCGCGGTCAGCACCTGTCCGAGGATGACCTCGTCGACCTCGCCTGGTTCGACGCCGGCACGCGACAGCAATTCCCTGATGACGACGGCACCGAGCTCATGCGCCGGGGTGGCGGCGAAGGCGCCG is part of the Mesorhizobium loti genome and encodes:
- a CDS encoding acetyl-CoA C-acetyltransferase; amino-acid sequence: MSASIVIASAARTPVGSFNGAFAATPAHELGAVVIRELLSRAGVEPGEVDEVILGQVLTAAQGQNPARQASINAGLPKETTAWGLNQVCGSGLRAIALGMQQIATGDAKVIIAGGQESMSLSTHAQHLRAGVKMGDFKLIDTMIKDGLWDAFNGYHMGNTAENVARQFQITRDDQDQFALASQNKAEAAQKAGKFKDEIVAVTIKGKKGDTIVDQDEYIRHGATIDAMTKLKPAFDKDGTVTAANASGINDGAAGALLMSEAEAVRRGITPLARIVSWATAGVDPQIMGTGPIPASRKALEKAGWSVGDLDLVEANEAFAAQACAVNKDMGWDPSIVNVNGGAIAIGHPIGASGARVFNTLVFEMCRRGAKKGLATLCIGGGMGVAMCVEAL